Proteins co-encoded in one Tautonia rosea genomic window:
- a CDS encoding glycosyltransferase, with amino-acid sequence MAVDYQTIKVEDYESYVGLEMVDRVYTKAEPLRGFRVAHENSTYYGGGVAELLSSMTLLMSSVGLKAGWRTIQGSPDFFSVTKKMHNALQGGEINLTSRKMQIYENAVRNHLDHDLVMIHDPQPLGLIRHDMKKGPWVWQCHLDLSHPNREAWNYLKPLIESYDAAILTLRDYAQHLSIPQLFFMPAINPFSITNRELTEVEINERLAHYAIPTDLPLVVQVSRFDRWKDPEGVIEAFKIAQREVDSTLVLVGNAATDDPEGEEVFEAIVRQRDERVRIISQQDSALVNALQRRAAVVLKKSLSEAFGLTVTEAMWKGAAVIGGNVGGIRYQFRDGENGFLVSLVAEAASRIVQLIKNRSLRERLGHQARETVKQRFLMIRLLEQYIDLYKSIEPIYRLRKSPDDLLMRREPTY; translated from the coding sequence ATGGCCGTTGATTATCAGACAATCAAGGTCGAAGACTATGAGTCCTATGTTGGTTTGGAGATGGTCGATCGAGTCTATACGAAGGCGGAACCCCTTCGCGGTTTTCGCGTTGCCCATGAAAATTCAACCTATTATGGGGGTGGAGTGGCCGAACTCCTCTCCTCAATGACCTTGCTCATGAGTAGTGTGGGGCTTAAGGCGGGCTGGCGAACAATCCAGGGATCTCCTGACTTTTTCAGTGTGACCAAGAAGATGCACAATGCGCTTCAGGGTGGGGAGATCAATCTAACCAGTCGGAAAATGCAGATTTACGAGAACGCGGTCCGAAACCACCTCGACCACGACCTGGTGATGATTCATGATCCTCAGCCTTTGGGTCTGATTCGACACGATATGAAAAAGGGACCCTGGGTCTGGCAATGTCACCTCGATCTCTCTCACCCAAATCGCGAAGCCTGGAACTATCTGAAACCGCTGATCGAGAGTTATGACGCAGCAATCTTGACCCTCAGGGACTATGCCCAGCATTTATCCATCCCCCAACTGTTCTTCATGCCGGCGATCAATCCATTCTCCATCACGAACCGGGAATTGACTGAGGTCGAGATCAACGAACGTCTCGCCCATTACGCGATTCCGACCGATCTGCCCTTGGTCGTCCAGGTGTCACGATTCGATCGATGGAAGGACCCCGAGGGAGTGATCGAGGCGTTCAAGATTGCCCAAAGGGAAGTGGACAGTACTTTGGTGCTCGTTGGTAACGCTGCAACCGACGATCCAGAAGGAGAGGAGGTCTTCGAGGCGATTGTGAGACAGAGAGATGAACGAGTCCGCATTATTTCACAACAGGATTCGGCTCTAGTGAACGCCTTGCAGCGTCGTGCTGCAGTGGTGTTGAAAAAGTCACTTTCTGAAGCCTTCGGACTTACCGTGACTGAAGCGATGTGGAAAGGGGCGGCGGTGATCGGTGGGAATGTTGGTGGGATACGATATCAGTTCCGTGATGGAGAAAATGGCTTCCTTGTTTCCTTAGTCGCGGAGGCAGCGTCGCGCATTGTCCAGTTGATCAAGAATCGATCGCTTCGTGAACGACTTGGGCACCAAGCCCGCGAAACTGTTAAACAACGATTTCTGATGATTCGGCTTCTTGAACAGTATATTGACCTCTACAAGTCTATTGAGCCCATTTACCGGCTTCGGAAGTCGCCCGATGACTTATTGATGCGCCGCGAACCAACGTATTGA
- a CDS encoding alternate F1F0 ATPase, F1 subunit alpha, translated as MGDEETGRLGGLLEATFEALQRTMQEYRVKPVVEAVGRVTFVGHGIARVRGLADVRAREVIRFPGNALGMAFNLDPEEVGIVLLDRNEGLSSGAEVRRTGRVLDVPVGEALLGRVVDAVGRPIDGDAPPNTRRRLPIERPAPGIMDRAPVTVPLQTGLKVVDALIPIGRGQRELILGDRQTGKTAIALDAMINQRNNKVICVYCAIGQRMSAVAKLVDDLANYGIRKKTIVVATSEEDPPGLQFVTPYAAMSMGEYFRDRGRDVLLVLDDLTRHAWAYRELSLLLRRPPGREAFPGDIFYIHSRLLERSTHLNDKLGGGSLTTLPIVETEAQNISAYIPTNLISITDGQIYLSPDLFRKGVLPAIEVGRSVSRVGGKTQLTAYRAVAGDLKLTYSQFQELEAFARFGTRLEEHTRKSLERGRRVREVLKQALYEPLTVPQQLAALVAMIHGLFDEVPIHYVSALEAMVRNAVAEELPEVCERIELGRALDENDRRLMIEVAQSVIDANREMLLRNEAGDHRSVPPSI; from the coding sequence ATGGGAGACGAGGAGACCGGGCGACTCGGTGGACTTCTTGAAGCTACGTTTGAAGCGCTTCAACGCACGATGCAGGAATACCGGGTCAAGCCGGTAGTCGAAGCAGTAGGGCGAGTGACGTTTGTGGGGCATGGAATTGCCCGCGTCCGTGGTCTGGCTGATGTTCGAGCCCGAGAGGTCATACGATTCCCGGGTAACGCTTTGGGGATGGCGTTCAATCTCGACCCGGAGGAGGTTGGGATCGTACTGCTTGATCGCAACGAAGGGTTGTCGTCGGGAGCAGAGGTCCGTCGGACAGGGCGGGTGCTTGATGTTCCGGTCGGAGAGGCCCTGCTTGGACGAGTGGTCGATGCGGTGGGACGTCCGATCGATGGGGATGCTCCGCCCAACACCCGTCGACGATTACCGATTGAGCGGCCAGCCCCCGGGATCATGGATCGGGCTCCCGTGACGGTTCCGCTTCAGACAGGATTGAAGGTCGTAGATGCGTTAATTCCAATTGGCCGTGGTCAGCGTGAGCTGATCCTCGGCGATCGTCAGACTGGGAAAACGGCGATCGCACTCGACGCGATGATCAATCAACGGAATAACAAAGTAATATGCGTCTATTGCGCGATCGGTCAACGAATGTCTGCGGTGGCGAAATTGGTTGACGATCTTGCCAATTACGGAATCCGTAAAAAAACCATTGTGGTTGCAACATCGGAGGAAGATCCGCCGGGATTACAATTCGTTACTCCTTATGCGGCAATGAGTATGGGAGAATACTTTCGGGATCGAGGGCGAGACGTACTGCTTGTCCTGGATGATTTAACTCGGCACGCATGGGCTTATCGAGAATTGTCGCTGTTGCTTCGACGTCCCCCGGGGCGAGAAGCCTTTCCAGGTGATATTTTCTACATTCATTCCCGACTCCTTGAGCGATCGACCCACCTCAACGATAAGCTTGGAGGCGGTTCATTGACAACTCTCCCGATTGTTGAAACTGAGGCGCAGAACATTTCAGCGTACATCCCCACAAACTTGATCTCGATCACCGATGGCCAGATCTATCTCTCGCCGGACCTGTTCCGGAAGGGGGTCCTTCCGGCGATCGAAGTGGGACGATCAGTGTCTCGGGTGGGGGGGAAAACTCAGTTAACAGCCTACCGAGCGGTTGCGGGAGACCTGAAACTGACGTACTCCCAGTTTCAGGAGTTGGAAGCGTTCGCTCGGTTTGGAACCCGGCTCGAAGAGCATACCCGCAAGTCGCTCGAACGCGGACGACGAGTTCGAGAAGTGCTGAAACAGGCACTGTACGAACCATTGACTGTTCCTCAGCAACTTGCCGCCTTGGTTGCCATGATTCACGGATTGTTCGACGAGGTGCCCATCCACTACGTGTCGGCCCTGGAAGCCATGGTTCGAAATGCTGTCGCGGAGGAACTGCCAGAGGTGTGTGAACGAATCGAGTTGGGTCGAGCGCTGGACGAGAATGACCGGCGACTGATGATCGAGGTTGCTCAATCCGTAATCGATGCAAATCGGGAAATGCTTCTGCGGAATGAGGCGGGCGATCACAGGTCTGTCCCCCCGTCGATTTGA
- a CDS encoding F0F1 ATP synthase subunit gamma, which produces MQTIEGLKRKLATAEDLHSVVKTMKTLAVVNIRQYEEAERSLDYYSRAVEMGLQIVLRQGLRSPVVARKAPSRNLAAIVFGSDQGMCGQLNDEVVRHAISEMDDWGIDRAGRTLFAVGHRISGRLEDAGQPLGGMMSVPGSTSGITPAVQDLLLRIDRWRDDLQIDRVVLFFADHHSGATCRPRTERLLPVDEHWLQDLQSREWPTNQVPTYTMNWDRLVSSLVREYLYVSLYRAFVESLASENASRLASMQGAERNIEDRIVELTMHCQQRRQLAITEELLDVASGYEALTNEKRI; this is translated from the coding sequence ATGCAAACGATCGAGGGCTTGAAGCGTAAGCTGGCGACCGCGGAAGATCTTCACTCGGTTGTGAAAACAATGAAGACGCTCGCGGTCGTGAATATTCGTCAGTACGAGGAAGCGGAGCGTTCGCTCGATTATTACAGTCGAGCGGTCGAAATGGGCTTGCAGATCGTGCTCCGCCAAGGGCTGCGGTCGCCTGTCGTGGCGCGAAAGGCCCCTTCTCGGAACCTTGCAGCAATCGTGTTTGGATCCGATCAAGGAATGTGCGGACAGTTGAATGATGAGGTGGTCCGTCATGCCATTTCAGAAATGGACGACTGGGGAATTGACCGTGCGGGCCGAACACTCTTTGCCGTGGGTCATCGGATCTCAGGGCGACTCGAAGATGCAGGACAACCACTCGGAGGCATGATGTCAGTTCCTGGCTCGACCTCTGGGATCACCCCCGCCGTTCAAGATCTCCTGCTGAGGATCGACCGCTGGCGAGACGACTTGCAAATTGATCGGGTCGTTCTATTCTTTGCCGACCACCATTCCGGAGCCACTTGTCGACCGAGGACGGAGCGCCTTCTTCCCGTCGATGAACACTGGCTCCAGGACCTGCAATCTCGGGAATGGCCGACGAATCAGGTCCCCACGTACACAATGAATTGGGATCGCCTTGTTTCCTCGCTCGTCCGCGAGTATCTCTACGTCTCACTCTATCGAGCGTTTGTCGAGTCACTGGCCAGCGAGAACGCAAGTCGTTTGGCATCAATGCAGGGAGCCGAGCGGAACATCGAGGACCGTATTGTTGAGCTGACAATGCATTGTCAACAGCGCCGACAACTTGCAATTACCGAGGAACTGTTAGATGTTGCTTCGGGATACGAAGCGCTTACGAATGAGAAGAGGATTTGA